In Populus nigra chromosome 10, ddPopNigr1.1, whole genome shotgun sequence, the following proteins share a genomic window:
- the LOC133705030 gene encoding homeobox-leucine zipper protein HOX3-like isoform X2, whose translation MAVSPSSISSLELTISMPGFSSPPPFPSSDLDINQLPSGTGEEEWITAGVEDEEESTNGGPPRKKLRLSKEQSRLLEESFRQHHTLNPRQKEALALQLKLRPRQVEVWFQNRRARSKLKQTEMECEYLKRWFGSLTEQNRRLQREVEELRALKVGPPTVMSPHSCEPLPASTLTMCPSCERVTTTGLDKGSTKTTTTAVATPTTAATLSSKVGTPALQSRQSSAAC comes from the exons ATGGCGGTTTCACCCTCAAGCATTTCTAGCTTGGAGTTGACCATATCTATGCCTggcttctcttctcctcctccttttccTTCATCTG ATTTGGACATAAACCAACTACCATCAGGAACAGGAGAAGAAGAATGGATCACTGCGGGCGTGGAAGATGAAGAGGAAAGCACTAATGGAGGCCCCCCTCGCAAAAAACTCCGTCTCTCTAAGGAACAGTCTCGCCTTCTTGAAGAAAGTTTCAGGCAACACCACACCTTAAACCCT AGACAAAAAGAAGCATTAGCTTTGCAATTGAAGCTGAGGCCTAGACAAGTTGAGGTGTGGTTTCAAAACCGGAGGGCCAG GAGCAAGCTTAAGCAGACAGAGATGGAGTGTGAGTATTTGAAGAGATGGTTTGGTTCATTAACCGAGCAAAACAGAAGGTTGCAAAGAGAAGTAGAGGAGCTTAGGGCATTAAAGGTGGGTCCACCAACCGTGATGTCTCCTCACAGTTGTGAACCTCTTCCAGCATCCACCCTTACTATGTGTCCAAGTTGTGAGCGTGTGACAACCACCGGCTTGGACAAGGGCTCCACCAAAACCACCACCACTGCTGTGGCCACCCCAACAACAGCCGCCACCTTGTCCTCTAAAGTTGGGACACCCGCACTCCAATCTCGGCAATCTTCTGCGGCTTGTTAG
- the LOC133705030 gene encoding homeobox-leucine zipper protein HOX3-like isoform X1 translates to MAVSPSSISSLELTISMPGFSSPPPFPSSEVCAVKDLDINQLPSGTGEEEWITAGVEDEEESTNGGPPRKKLRLSKEQSRLLEESFRQHHTLNPRQKEALALQLKLRPRQVEVWFQNRRARSKLKQTEMECEYLKRWFGSLTEQNRRLQREVEELRALKVGPPTVMSPHSCEPLPASTLTMCPSCERVTTTGLDKGSTKTTTTAVATPTTAATLSSKVGTPALQSRQSSAAC, encoded by the exons ATGGCGGTTTCACCCTCAAGCATTTCTAGCTTGGAGTTGACCATATCTATGCCTggcttctcttctcctcctccttttccTTCATCTG AGGTTTGTGCTGTGAAAGATTTGGACATAAACCAACTACCATCAGGAACAGGAGAAGAAGAATGGATCACTGCGGGCGTGGAAGATGAAGAGGAAAGCACTAATGGAGGCCCCCCTCGCAAAAAACTCCGTCTCTCTAAGGAACAGTCTCGCCTTCTTGAAGAAAGTTTCAGGCAACACCACACCTTAAACCCT AGACAAAAAGAAGCATTAGCTTTGCAATTGAAGCTGAGGCCTAGACAAGTTGAGGTGTGGTTTCAAAACCGGAGGGCCAG GAGCAAGCTTAAGCAGACAGAGATGGAGTGTGAGTATTTGAAGAGATGGTTTGGTTCATTAACCGAGCAAAACAGAAGGTTGCAAAGAGAAGTAGAGGAGCTTAGGGCATTAAAGGTGGGTCCACCAACCGTGATGTCTCCTCACAGTTGTGAACCTCTTCCAGCATCCACCCTTACTATGTGTCCAAGTTGTGAGCGTGTGACAACCACCGGCTTGGACAAGGGCTCCACCAAAACCACCACCACTGCTGTGGCCACCCCAACAACAGCCGCCACCTTGTCCTCTAAAGTTGGGACACCCGCACTCCAATCTCGGCAATCTTCTGCGGCTTGTTAG
- the LOC133705030 gene encoding homeobox-leucine zipper protein HOX3-like isoform X3, which produces MAVSPSSISSLELTISMPGFSSPPPFPSSGTGEEEWITAGVEDEEESTNGGPPRKKLRLSKEQSRLLEESFRQHHTLNPRQKEALALQLKLRPRQVEVWFQNRRARSKLKQTEMECEYLKRWFGSLTEQNRRLQREVEELRALKVGPPTVMSPHSCEPLPASTLTMCPSCERVTTTGLDKGSTKTTTTAVATPTTAATLSSKVGTPALQSRQSSAAC; this is translated from the exons ATGGCGGTTTCACCCTCAAGCATTTCTAGCTTGGAGTTGACCATATCTATGCCTggcttctcttctcctcctccttttccTTCATCTG GAACAGGAGAAGAAGAATGGATCACTGCGGGCGTGGAAGATGAAGAGGAAAGCACTAATGGAGGCCCCCCTCGCAAAAAACTCCGTCTCTCTAAGGAACAGTCTCGCCTTCTTGAAGAAAGTTTCAGGCAACACCACACCTTAAACCCT AGACAAAAAGAAGCATTAGCTTTGCAATTGAAGCTGAGGCCTAGACAAGTTGAGGTGTGGTTTCAAAACCGGAGGGCCAG GAGCAAGCTTAAGCAGACAGAGATGGAGTGTGAGTATTTGAAGAGATGGTTTGGTTCATTAACCGAGCAAAACAGAAGGTTGCAAAGAGAAGTAGAGGAGCTTAGGGCATTAAAGGTGGGTCCACCAACCGTGATGTCTCCTCACAGTTGTGAACCTCTTCCAGCATCCACCCTTACTATGTGTCCAAGTTGTGAGCGTGTGACAACCACCGGCTTGGACAAGGGCTCCACCAAAACCACCACCACTGCTGTGGCCACCCCAACAACAGCCGCCACCTTGTCCTCTAAAGTTGGGACACCCGCACTCCAATCTCGGCAATCTTCTGCGGCTTGTTAG
- the LOC133705389 gene encoding auxin efflux carrier component 3-like: MISWNDLYNVLSAVIPLYVAMILAYGSVRWWKIFSPDQCSGINRFVAIFAVPLLSFHFISTNDPYSMNFRFIAADTLQKIIMLFALGIWTNFTKNGSLEWMITIFSLSTLPNTLVMGIPLLIAMYDDYSGSLMVQVVVLQCIIWYTLLLFLFEYRGAKMLIMEQFPETAASIVSFKVDSDVVSLDGRDFLETDAEIGDDGKLHVTVRKSNASRRSLGPGSLSGLTPRPSNLTGAEIYSLSSSRNPTPRGSNFNPSDFYSMMGVQGFPGRHSNLGPADMYSVQSSRGPTPRPSNFEENCAPMATITSPRFGFYPAQTVPTSYPAPNPELASTITSKTTKNQQQQNHHQPQPQPQPQQNSKVNHDAKELHMFVWSSSASPVSEGGGLHVFGGTDFGASEQSGRSDQGAKEIRMLVADQPQNGDSKTILPQAGNFAGEDFSFAGRGEGEDDQREKEGPTGLNKLGSSSTAELHPKAVGAPDSGGSKQMPPASVMTRLILIMVWRKLIRNPNTYSSLIGLIWSLIAFRWHVEMPKIIKQSISILSDAGLGMAMFSLGLFMALQPKIIACGNSVATFAMAVRFLTGPAVMAAASIAVGLRGTLLHVAIVQAALPQGIVPFVFAKEYNVHPAILSTGVIFGMLIALPITLVYYILLGL; encoded by the exons ATGATTAGTTGGAATGATCTCTACAATGTTTTGTCCGCTGTTATTCCTCTTTATGTTGCTATGATCTTGGCTTATGGGTCTGTTCGATGGTGGAAAATCTTCAGCCCGGACCAGTGTTCCGGTATCAACCGTTTCGTGGCGATTTTCGCAGTGCCACTGTTGTCATTTCATTTTATCTCCACCAATGATCCTTATTCTATGAACTTCAGGTTCATTGCGGCCGACAcgcttcaaaaaataataatgctgTTTGCTCTGGGAATTTGGACTAATTTCACCAAAAATGGAAGCTTGGAATGGATGATTACCATCTTTTCTTTGTCGACTCTTCCGAATACTCTTGTCATGGGAATTCCTCTTTTAATCGCCATGTATGACGACTACTCGGGAAGCCTAATGGTTCAAGTTGTGGTATTACAGTGTATCATTTGGTACACTCTCCTCTTGTTTCTTTTCGAATATAGAGGTGCAAAGATGTTGATCATGGAGCAATTTCCTGAAACTGCAGCCTCCATTGTTTCGTTTAAGGTTGATTCTGATGTGGTATCTTTAGATGGTCGAGATTTTCTGGAAACTGATGCTGAAATCGGTGACGATGGCAAGTTACATGTGACGGTCAGGAAATCTAATGCCTCCAGACGGTCTCTTGGCCCGGGTTCTTTGTCTGGATTGACTCCCCGGCCATCAAATCTTACTGGAGCTGAGATTTACAGTCTGAGTTCTTCAAGGAATCCTACTCCAAGAGGGTCTAATTTTAACCCTTCTGATTTCTACTCCATGATGGGAGTTCAGGGATTCCCGGGAAGGCATTCAAATTTAGGTCCAGCTGATATGTACTCAGTACAATCTTCAAGAGGGCCAACTCCAAGGCCGTCGAATTTCGAGGAAAATTGTGCTCCAATGGCTACTATAACCTCTCCAAGATTCGGGTTTTATCCAGCACAGACAGTACCTACATCTTATCCAGCACCGAATCCTGAACTTGCCTCTACTATCACTTCTAAAACCACAAAAAATCAGCAGCAGCAGAACCACCACCAGCCGCAGCCTCAGCCGCAGCCGCAACAGAATAGCAAAGTAAATCATGATGCTAAGGAACTACACATGTTTGTGTGGAGCTCAAGTGCATCACCAGTTTCCGAAGGAGGTGGGCTCCACGTCTTCGGCGGGACTGATTTTGGGGCATCAGAACAATCCGGACGGTCTGATCAGGGCGCCAAGGAGATCAGGATGTTGGTTGCTGACCAGCCGCAAAATGGGGATAGCAAAA ccATTCTTCCACAAGCTGGAAATTTTGCTGGCGAGGACTTTAGTTTTGCCGggagaggagaaggagaagatgaTCAGAGGGAAAAAGAAGGTCCCACTGGACTTAACAAACTTGGGTCCAGCTCAACTGCCGAGTTGCACCCAAAAGCAGTCGGCGCTCCAGATTCCGGTGGCAGTAAGCAGATGCCACCGGCAAGCGTTATGACCCGTCTGATATTGATCATGGTTTGGCGGAAACTTATTCGCAACCCCAACACATACTCTAGTCTCATTGGTCTCATCTGGTCTCTAATTGCTTTCCG GTGGCATGTGGAAATGCCTAAGATAATAAAACAGTCAATCTCCATTCTGTCTGATGCCGGACTTGGAATGGCTATGTTCAGCTTAG GTCTGTTTATGGCTTTGCAACCGAAGATAATTGCTTGTGGAAATTCGGTTGCCACATTCGCCATGGCTGTTCGATTCTTGACTGGCCCTGCAGTGATGGCTGCTGCATCAATTGCTGTTGGTCTGCGTGGTACCCTCCTTCATGTTGCTATTGTCCAG GCTGCACTGCCACAAGGAATTGTTCCATTTGTGTTTGCCAAGGAGTACAATGTCCATCCAGCCATTCTTAGCACTGG GGTTATCTTTGGAATGTTGATAGCATTACCGATTACTCTTGTTTACTACATTCTTCTTGGACTGTGA